One stretch of Natronobacterium gregoryi SP2 DNA includes these proteins:
- a CDS encoding vitamin K epoxide reductase family protein, with protein sequence MSTKTRSIRSFDSEWQYSSSVSFLFGTFAAVAVLGWLVSSLLTAIHVFALPAIPADAPVQGSIEVITSQWAYVFGVPLATLGAFYYLLTLGFTLWWFDTRHPLIVKILTPLTASGVVFSAFFVWLQLVPIGEICPFCMMSAAATVILFGLELAILRRSDAPPLSEMVGDAGTLFDQTNVAVVVIPMLIGLVAIVGMFLIPLLPLPDPVPFA encoded by the coding sequence ATGTCGACGAAAACCCGATCCATCCGATCCTTCGACTCCGAGTGGCAGTACTCCTCGAGCGTCTCGTTCCTGTTTGGGACGTTCGCGGCTGTCGCCGTCCTCGGTTGGCTGGTCAGTTCGCTGTTGACCGCAATCCACGTATTCGCACTCCCTGCAATACCGGCTGACGCGCCAGTGCAGGGAAGCATCGAGGTCATCACGAGCCAGTGGGCCTACGTGTTCGGCGTGCCCCTCGCGACGCTTGGTGCGTTCTACTACCTGCTCACGCTCGGATTCACGCTCTGGTGGTTCGACACGCGTCACCCCCTGATCGTCAAGATCCTCACGCCGCTCACGGCGTCTGGCGTCGTCTTCTCGGCGTTTTTCGTCTGGCTCCAACTCGTTCCGATCGGTGAAATCTGTCCGTTCTGTATGATGTCGGCAGCCGCGACTGTGATCCTCTTCGGACTCGAGTTGGCGATCCTCCGACGGAGCGATGCACCGCCACTCTCCGAGATGGTTGGTGACGCTGGGACGTTGTTCGATCAGACCAACGTCGCCGTCGTCGTCATCCCGATGTTGATCGGTCTGGTCGCCATCGTCGGGATGTTCCTGATTCCGCTCCTGCCGCTCCCGGACCCGGTTCCGTTCGCGTAA
- the tes gene encoding tetraether lipid synthase Tes, with product MTVSSRAPLSREDAIDFASRIAPGADRYLKVTGSLCPDCVAADRDDDLLVPMVVYEAADEIRLAKVCDDHGEIRDVYWRDASLYYRARAWDDESDHLGSSHHEPDGVPTCPTDCGLCPAHESHTGLGNVSVTNRCDLSCWYCFFYAREDDPLYEPTKSQIREMAAAMADEEPIGCNAIQLTGGEPTLREDIDEVVETVGEVVDHIQLNTHGATLADDTALAHDLREAGVNTLYTSFDGVDPETNPKNYWEMPDALRACREAQLPVVLVPTVIGGQNDHQLADIIRFAAANIDVVRGVNFQPVSLVGRMPDHQRHAQRVTIPDAIHAIEDGTNGAIPADAWYPVPSVLPVSAFSWLWNERPLYELSAHFACGMATYAYVDEDRLVPITEFVDVDEFLRALEELADEFDAPLGRLQRARVGTRLAYELYRVVDRSAEPDDVHFGRWLLESLRSGTYDGLVEFHRNALFLGMMHFMDPYNYDVDRVERCSVHYGMPDGRVVPFCSYNVLPERYRDVVQEAYAIGVEEWLERDYARAVDADAADVTRLRSETITAREEDQEALREGPGVYGYDVKRRRDLDESARDRIHETYDRALTELEPV from the coding sequence GTGACCGTCTCGTCTCGCGCACCACTCTCGCGAGAGGACGCGATCGATTTTGCGTCGCGGATCGCGCCGGGCGCGGATCGGTACCTGAAGGTGACGGGCAGTCTCTGTCCTGACTGCGTCGCCGCCGACCGAGACGACGACCTGCTCGTCCCGATGGTCGTCTACGAGGCCGCCGACGAGATTCGGCTCGCCAAGGTGTGTGACGACCACGGCGAGATTCGTGACGTATACTGGCGGGACGCGTCGCTGTATTATCGGGCTCGAGCGTGGGACGACGAGTCGGACCACCTCGGCTCGTCTCACCACGAGCCGGACGGTGTCCCCACGTGTCCGACCGATTGCGGACTCTGCCCGGCACACGAGTCCCACACCGGACTCGGCAACGTCTCCGTCACGAATCGGTGTGATCTCTCGTGCTGGTACTGCTTTTTCTACGCCCGCGAAGACGACCCACTCTACGAGCCGACGAAGTCCCAGATTCGAGAGATGGCAGCGGCGATGGCCGACGAAGAGCCGATCGGCTGTAACGCCATACAGCTCACCGGCGGCGAGCCGACGTTGCGTGAGGATATCGACGAGGTCGTCGAGACCGTCGGGGAGGTGGTCGACCACATTCAGCTCAACACACACGGTGCGACGTTGGCGGACGACACCGCGCTCGCTCACGACCTCCGGGAGGCCGGGGTCAACACCCTGTACACGAGCTTCGACGGTGTGGACCCGGAAACGAACCCGAAAAACTACTGGGAGATGCCCGACGCCCTCCGTGCCTGCAGGGAGGCCCAGCTACCGGTCGTCCTCGTGCCGACAGTCATCGGCGGACAGAACGACCACCAACTCGCCGACATCATCCGGTTCGCTGCTGCGAACATCGACGTCGTCCGAGGAGTGAACTTTCAGCCCGTCTCGCTGGTCGGCCGAATGCCCGACCACCAGCGTCACGCCCAGCGAGTGACCATTCCCGATGCCATCCACGCCATCGAGGACGGCACTAACGGCGCGATTCCGGCCGACGCGTGGTATCCGGTCCCGAGTGTTCTCCCGGTCAGCGCGTTCTCCTGGCTGTGGAACGAGCGACCGCTCTACGAGCTTTCGGCACACTTTGCGTGTGGCATGGCAACGTACGCGTACGTCGACGAGGATCGTCTCGTCCCGATTACGGAGTTCGTCGACGTCGACGAGTTCCTGCGGGCACTCGAGGAGCTCGCTGACGAGTTCGACGCGCCGCTCGGGCGTCTCCAGCGGGCCCGCGTCGGCACGCGTCTCGCCTACGAGTTGTATCGAGTCGTGGACCGATCGGCCGAACCCGACGACGTCCACTTCGGTCGGTGGCTCCTCGAGTCGCTCAGGTCCGGGACGTACGACGGTCTCGTCGAGTTCCATCGCAACGCGTTGTTCCTCGGGATGATGCACTTCATGGACCCGTACAACTACGACGTCGACCGGGTCGAACGGTGTAGCGTCCACTACGGAATGCCAGACGGTCGCGTCGTCCCGTTCTGTTCGTACAACGTCTTGCCGGAGCGATACCGCGATGTCGTCCAGGAGGCATACGCGATCGGCGTCGAGGAGTGGCTCGAACGTGACTACGCCAGGGCCGTCGACGCCGACGCCGCCGACGTAACGCGGCTCCGGTCCGAGACGATTACCGCTCGGGAAGAGGATCAAGAGGCCCTACGCGAGGGACCTGGCGTCTACGGGTACGACGTCAAACGTCGCCGCGACCTCGACGAGTCGGCTCGTGATCGCATCCACGAGACGTACGATAGGGCCTTGACGGAACTCGAGCCTGTCTGA
- a CDS encoding NAD(P)/FAD-dependent oxidoreductase — translation MSDAGNAAEIRDVVIAGSGVAGLSAAVYAARADLEPLVLEGPEPGGQLTLTTDVENFLGFPEGVGGMELIQRGKEQAKRFGAEFAHGTVENATLEDRPFELTLTNGEVVRTGALIVATGASARWVGAENEDELMGYGLSTCATCDGAFHRGDDVLVIGGGDSAMEEALFLTKFAESVTVVHRRDELRASEVMADRALEHDDIQFRWNTELLEIHGSQETGVTGATLLSHPDGRPKEKRDDGNDVEREEVDVGGIFYGVGHVPNTDFLEDTPVELSDSGHLETLEGMTTETTVAGVFGAGDVMDPDYRQAITSAGTGSMAALDAEEWLDKRPDEATQELLAEASD, via the coding sequence ATGAGCGATGCGGGCAACGCGGCCGAAATTCGAGACGTAGTGATCGCCGGCTCCGGCGTCGCTGGCCTCTCGGCAGCAGTCTACGCCGCACGGGCCGACCTCGAGCCGCTCGTGCTCGAAGGCCCAGAACCCGGCGGCCAGTTGACGTTAACGACCGACGTCGAGAACTTCCTGGGCTTTCCCGAAGGCGTCGGCGGCATGGAGCTGATCCAGCGGGGTAAAGAGCAAGCAAAGCGATTCGGGGCAGAGTTCGCTCACGGAACCGTCGAGAACGCGACTCTCGAGGATCGGCCGTTCGAACTCACACTCACGAACGGCGAGGTCGTCAGGACGGGGGCACTCATCGTCGCGACCGGTGCCAGCGCCCGCTGGGTCGGCGCGGAGAACGAGGACGAACTGATGGGCTATGGCCTCTCGACGTGTGCGACCTGCGACGGCGCGTTCCACCGTGGCGACGACGTGCTCGTGATCGGGGGCGGCGACTCGGCGATGGAGGAAGCACTCTTCCTCACGAAGTTCGCCGAGAGTGTCACCGTCGTCCACCGCCGGGACGAGCTCCGGGCCTCCGAGGTGATGGCCGACCGCGCCCTCGAACACGACGATATCCAGTTCCGCTGGAACACCGAACTGCTCGAGATCCACGGCAGCCAGGAGACCGGCGTCACCGGTGCGACACTGCTCTCACATCCCGACGGCCGCCCGAAAGAGAAGCGAGACGACGGCAACGACGTCGAACGGGAAGAGGTCGACGTCGGCGGCATCTTCTACGGCGTCGGCCACGTCCCCAACACCGACTTTCTCGAGGACACGCCAGTCGAACTGTCCGACAGCGGGCACCTTGAGACCCTCGAGGGGATGACCACCGAGACGACCGTCGCGGGCGTCTTCGGCGCGGGCGACGTGATGGACCCCGACTACCGGCAGGCGATCACGTCCGCCGGCACGGGAAGTATGGCTGCCCTCGACGCCGAGGAGTGGCTCGATAAGCGGCCGGACGAGGCCACACAGGAGTTGCTCGCGGAAGCGAGCGACTAG
- the trxA gene encoding thioredoxin, translating into MATDAHSGTNGTPADEPLYVDGEQHLDDVVTDHDVVLVDFYADWCGPCQMLEPVLETLAEETDAVIAKVDVDEHQLLAGDYGVRGVPTILLFADGEQVEQHVGVLPEDRLRGLIDEYTE; encoded by the coding sequence ATGGCAACTGATGCACACAGTGGAACGAACGGCACCCCTGCAGACGAGCCACTCTACGTCGACGGTGAGCAGCACCTCGACGACGTCGTCACCGACCACGACGTCGTCCTCGTGGACTTCTACGCCGACTGGTGTGGCCCCTGTCAGATGCTCGAGCCCGTCCTCGAGACGCTGGCCGAGGAAACCGACGCCGTGATCGCGAAGGTCGACGTCGACGAACACCAGCTACTGGCCGGCGACTACGGCGTCCGAGGTGTGCCGACGATCCTGCTGTTCGCGGACGGCGAACAGGTCGAACAGCACGTCGGTGTCTTGCCCGAAGACCGACTGCGGGGCCTAATCGACGAGTACACCGAATGA